From Neisseria musculi, the proteins below share one genomic window:
- the recO gene encoding DNA repair protein RecO translates to MPAQTHRINHEPAFLLTAKPWRESSLRLEMFSRRYGRVALLARSARTRQSELRGVLVPFVPVSASWYGSQELKTLHRAEWLGGWRQPQGRALFSGLYANELIYRLTAREDPHPDLYDALHTLMRSVCTEPDHVAALRRFEWTLLTGLGFAPDLQNDEHGQPVAAGQTYWLRPEHAPLPLAQAGGLPQHEAQGVAVDGSTLIQLRNGIFDNGESLQQTLKLTRMLLDFRLPEGIKSRQVLQQMQAFQTA, encoded by the coding sequence ATGCCCGCCCAAACCCACCGCATCAACCACGAGCCCGCCTTCCTGCTCACCGCCAAGCCCTGGCGCGAAAGCAGCCTGCGGCTGGAAATGTTCAGCCGCCGCTACGGGCGCGTAGCCCTGCTCGCCCGCAGCGCCCGCACCCGCCAAAGCGAATTGCGCGGTGTGCTGGTGCCGTTTGTGCCCGTGAGCGCATCGTGGTATGGTTCCCAAGAATTAAAAACCCTGCACCGCGCCGAATGGCTGGGCGGCTGGCGGCAGCCGCAGGGGCGCGCCCTGTTCAGCGGGCTGTATGCCAACGAGCTGATATACCGGCTCACCGCCCGCGAAGACCCGCACCCCGACCTATATGACGCACTCCACACCCTGATGCGTTCGGTTTGCACAGAACCCGACCATGTTGCCGCCCTGCGCCGCTTCGAGTGGACGCTGCTCACCGGGCTGGGCTTCGCTCCCGATCTGCAAAACGATGAACACGGCCAACCGGTTGCCGCCGGCCAAACTTACTGGCTGCGCCCCGAACACGCCCCACTGCCGCTGGCACAGGCAGGCGGCTTGCCGCAACACGAAGCGCAGGGCGTGGCGGTGGACGGCAGCACCTTAATCCAACTGCGCAACGGCATTTTCGACAACGGCGAAAGTTTGCAGCAAACCCTCAAGCTCACCCGTATGCTGTTGGATTTCCGCCTGCCCGAAGGCATCAAATCGCGGCAGGTATTGCAGCAGATGCAGGCGTTTCAGACGGCCTGA
- the pdxJ gene encoding pyridoxine 5'-phosphate synthase: protein MLLGVNIDHVATLRNARGTPYPSPLEAALIAETHGADLITLHLREDRRHIKDADVSAIKNAIRTRMNLEMALTGEMLENALKVMPEDVCIVPEKREEITTEGGLDVLAQQDKIAAFTQTLTEAGIRVSLFIDADEAQIQAARDVGAPVIELHTGAYADAATPQVRAAQLQRIEKGADFGSSLGLVVNAGHGLTIHNVAPIASIPAIRELNIGHSLIAQAVFIGLPAAIRQMKEAIFRARPLPY, encoded by the coding sequence ATGTTACTAGGCGTAAACATCGACCACGTCGCCACCCTGCGCAATGCCCGAGGCACCCCCTACCCCAGCCCGCTCGAAGCCGCGCTGATTGCAGAAACCCACGGTGCCGACCTGATTACCCTGCACCTGCGCGAAGACCGCCGCCACATCAAAGATGCCGATGTATCCGCCATCAAAAACGCCATCCGCACCCGCATGAACCTCGAAATGGCACTCACCGGAGAAATGCTCGAAAACGCCCTGAAAGTGATGCCTGAAGACGTGTGCATCGTGCCCGAAAAACGCGAAGAAATCACCACCGAGGGCGGCCTCGACGTTTTGGCGCAGCAAGACAAAATCGCCGCCTTCACCCAAACCCTCACCGAAGCGGGCATCCGCGTTTCATTGTTTATCGATGCCGATGAAGCGCAGATTCAGGCCGCCCGCGATGTGGGCGCGCCCGTTATCGAGCTGCACACCGGTGCCTATGCCGATGCCGCCACCCCGCAGGTGCGCGCCGCCCAATTGCAGCGCATCGAAAAAGGTGCCGATTTCGGCAGCAGTTTGGGGCTGGTTGTGAATGCCGGCCACGGCCTCACCATCCACAACGTCGCCCCGATTGCCAGCATTCCCGCCATCCGCGAGCTCAACATCGGCCACTCGCTGATTGCCCAAGCCGTGTTCATCGGCCTGCCCGCCGCGATACGGCAGATGAAAGAAGCCATATTCAGAGCACGCCCGCTGCCCTATTGA
- a CDS encoding DUF4870 family protein, protein MSNNVIEHNSPAPGDSLRTYTIIIYALYALSLVNGITALAGVVMAYLKRGEMAGTVYRSHAQYLIKTFWYTLLGMLIGWLTVFIFIGFAVILAASVWFIYRVVAGFIKLLDNRPVSPDGWL, encoded by the coding sequence ATGAGCAACAATGTTATCGAACACAACAGCCCCGCGCCGGGCGACAGCCTGCGTACCTACACCATCATCATCTACGCCCTTTACGCCCTGTCGCTGGTTAACGGCATCACCGCGCTGGCAGGCGTGGTTATGGCCTATTTGAAGCGCGGTGAAATGGCGGGCACGGTTTACCGCAGCCATGCGCAATATCTGATTAAAACTTTTTGGTACACCCTGCTGGGTATGCTCATCGGCTGGCTCACGGTATTTATCTTCATCGGCTTTGCGGTTATTCTCGCGGCAAGCGTGTGGTTTATCTACCGCGTGGTGGCCGGATTTATCAAACTGCTCGACAACCGGCCCGTCTCGCCCGACGGCTGGCTGTAA
- the galU gene encoding UTP--glucose-1-phosphate uridylyltransferase GalU, with protein sequence MKPIKKAVFPVAGMGTRFLPATKASPKEMLPIVDKPLIQYAVEEAVTAGCTEMVFVTGRNKRSIEDHFDKAYELETELEQRNKNKLLEHVKDILPPQITCLYIRQAEALGLGHAVLCARAAVGSNPFAVILADDLIDAPQGALKQMVDIYNQTGNSVLGVETVDPAQTGSYGIVETENLKNYKRITNIVEKPKPEEAPSNLAVVGRYILTPRIFDLLTNLPRGAGNEIQLTDGIARLLDHEFVLAHAFEGTRYDCGSKLGYLEATIAYGLKHPETGAAFRELLQQYTGKN encoded by the coding sequence ATCAAACCGATTAAAAAAGCCGTATTCCCCGTTGCCGGCATGGGCACCCGCTTTCTGCCCGCCACCAAAGCCAGCCCCAAAGAAATGCTGCCGATTGTCGATAAACCCCTGATTCAATACGCCGTAGAAGAAGCCGTGACGGCAGGCTGCACCGAAATGGTGTTTGTTACCGGCCGCAACAAACGCAGCATCGAAGACCACTTCGACAAAGCCTACGAACTCGAAACTGAGCTGGAGCAGCGCAATAAAAACAAACTGCTCGAACACGTTAAAGACATTCTGCCGCCGCAAATTACCTGCCTGTATATCCGCCAGGCCGAAGCTTTAGGGTTGGGGCACGCCGTGCTGTGCGCCCGCGCCGCCGTGGGCAGCAACCCTTTCGCCGTGATTTTGGCCGATGATTTAATCGATGCCCCGCAAGGCGCGCTCAAACAGATGGTCGATATCTACAACCAAACCGGCAACAGCGTGTTGGGCGTGGAAACGGTGGATCCCGCCCAAACCGGCTCCTACGGCATTGTAGAAACAGAAAACCTCAAAAACTACAAACGCATCACCAATATTGTCGAAAAACCCAAGCCCGAAGAGGCACCTTCCAATTTGGCCGTGGTCGGCCGCTACATTCTCACCCCGCGCATTTTCGACCTGCTCACCAACCTGCCGCGCGGCGCGGGCAACGAAATCCAGCTCACAGACGGCATCGCCCGCCTGCTCGATCACGAATTTGTGCTGGCACACGCCTTCGAAGGCACCCGCTACGACTGCGGCAGCAAGCTGGGCTATCTCGAAGCCACCATTGCCTACGGCTTGAAACACCCCGAAACCGGCGCGGCATTCCGCGAACTGTTGCAGCAATACACCGGCAAAAACTAA
- the ligA gene encoding NAD-dependent DNA ligase LigA, with protein MDNPALRIRELTGLLNRYAYEYYTLDAPSVPDAEYDTLFRELETLEAARPDLRLPDSPTLRVGGEPLAGFESVRHEVPMLSLSNAFSPQHESGTFDHAEMYTFDGRVRGSLGGRQPEYVVEPKFDGLAVSLLYRSGVLERAATRGDGSVGENVTPNVKTIANVPLRLHGDQVPELIEVRGEVMMLKADFAALNHQQAAAGQKLFANPRNAAAGSLRQLDSRITARRRLHFSAYAIARREGGFAPATHFEELEYLKKLGFSLPEGHYGVFPDIAGALAFYEAMQQQRPKLPYEIDGMVVKVNSLAEQQKLGFISRAPRWAVAHKFPAEEALTVVEAIDVQVGRTGAVTPVARLQPVFVGGVTVTNATLHNEGETQRKDVRVGDTVVVRRAGDVIPEVVRVVLERRPMSEAAAVSDGLQGDMFAGPSESRSEPVYPPYCLPRHCPICGSGIEREEDEAVARCSGGMLCRAQRAQGLIHFASRKAMDIEGLGQRQIEQLVAQDWVKHFADLYRLDIPTLQQMKENADKSETQPENGGETLSDGRKNGKKQPPVKWAENILAGIEASKQPELARFLFALGIRHVGERTAKSLAQAFGTLETVRRVPEPLLACLPDIGTVVAHSIARFFAQTGQQAMIDELLAAGVSPKSQPVTLLVSQYAQPQKWLARLSGYKTSETRAAALWDLAGRSMAGLINDNALPAQWQQWRSRPENLALLHSIEAFLNGMPSENPNTVSDGPAALAGKTFVLTGTLPTLKRDEAQALIEAAGGKVSGSVSKKTDYVVAGEAAGSKLEKAQALGVAVLDEAQLKALLDSGK; from the coding sequence ATGGACAATCCCGCCCTCCGCATCCGCGAACTGACCGGCCTGCTCAACCGCTACGCCTACGAATACTACACCCTTGATGCCCCCAGCGTTCCCGATGCCGAATACGACACGCTCTTTCGCGAGCTGGAAACGCTTGAAGCCGCCCGCCCCGATTTGCGCCTGCCCGACAGCCCCACCCTGCGCGTGGGCGGCGAGCCGCTGGCAGGTTTTGAGAGCGTGCGCCACGAAGTGCCGATGCTCTCGCTTTCCAACGCTTTTTCGCCGCAGCACGAAAGCGGCACGTTCGACCATGCCGAAATGTATACGTTTGACGGGCGCGTGCGCGGCAGCCTGGGCGGCCGGCAGCCCGAATATGTTGTCGAACCGAAATTTGACGGGCTGGCCGTGAGCCTGCTCTACCGCAGCGGCGTGCTGGAACGCGCCGCCACGCGCGGCGACGGCTCGGTGGGCGAAAACGTTACCCCAAATGTGAAAACCATCGCCAACGTGCCGCTCAGGCTGCACGGCGATCAAGTGCCCGAACTCATCGAAGTGCGCGGCGAAGTGATGATGCTCAAAGCCGATTTTGCCGCCCTGAACCACCAGCAGGCCGCCGCCGGCCAAAAACTGTTTGCCAACCCGCGCAACGCCGCCGCCGGCAGTCTGCGCCAGCTCGATTCGCGCATCACCGCCCGCCGCCGCCTGCACTTTTCTGCCTACGCCATCGCCCGCCGCGAAGGCGGCTTTGCGCCCGCCACCCATTTTGAAGAGCTGGAATACTTGAAAAAACTGGGCTTCAGCCTGCCCGAGGGCCATTACGGCGTATTCCCCGACATCGCCGGCGCGTTGGCGTTTTACGAAGCCATGCAGCAGCAACGCCCCAAGCTGCCCTATGAAATAGACGGCATGGTGGTGAAAGTAAACAGCCTGGCCGAACAGCAGAAATTGGGTTTTATTTCGCGCGCACCGCGCTGGGCCGTTGCACACAAGTTCCCCGCCGAAGAAGCCCTCACCGTGGTGGAAGCCATCGATGTGCAGGTGGGGCGCACCGGCGCGGTCACGCCCGTTGCCCGCCTGCAGCCGGTGTTTGTGGGCGGCGTAACCGTTACCAACGCCACCCTGCACAACGAAGGCGAAACGCAGCGCAAAGACGTGCGGGTGGGCGACACCGTGGTGGTTCGCCGCGCGGGCGATGTGATTCCCGAAGTGGTGCGCGTGGTGTTAGAGCGCCGCCCGATGAGCGAAGCCGCCGCCGTTTCAGACGGCCTGCAGGGCGATATGTTTGCGGGGCCGTCTGAAAGCCGCAGCGAACCCGTTTACCCGCCATACTGCCTGCCCCGGCACTGCCCGATTTGCGGCAGCGGCATCGAGCGCGAAGAAGACGAAGCGGTGGCACGGTGCAGCGGCGGCATGCTGTGCCGCGCCCAACGCGCACAGGGGCTGATTCACTTCGCCTCGCGCAAAGCAATGGACATCGAAGGCCTGGGGCAGCGGCAAATCGAGCAGCTGGTGGCGCAGGATTGGGTGAAACATTTCGCCGATTTATACCGCCTCGATATTCCCACCCTGCAGCAGATGAAAGAAAACGCCGACAAAAGCGAAACACAACCGGAAAACGGCGGCGAAACGCTTTCAGACGGCCGCAAAAACGGCAAAAAACAGCCGCCCGTCAAATGGGCCGAAAATATTCTCGCCGGCATCGAAGCGAGCAAACAGCCCGAGTTGGCGCGCTTTCTGTTTGCGCTGGGCATACGCCATGTGGGCGAGCGCACCGCCAAATCACTGGCGCAGGCGTTCGGCACGCTCGAAACAGTGCGCCGCGTCCCCGAGCCGCTGCTGGCCTGCCTGCCCGACATCGGCACCGTGGTGGCGCATTCCATTGCCCGATTTTTCGCCCAAACCGGGCAGCAGGCCATGATAGACGAGCTGCTGGCTGCCGGCGTATCGCCGAAAAGCCAGCCCGTTACCCTGCTGGTTTCACAATATGCCCAACCGCAGAAATGGCTCGCCCGCCTGAGCGGCTACAAAACCAGCGAAACCCGCGCCGCCGCACTGTGGGATTTGGCCGGCAGAAGCATGGCCGGCCTGATAAACGACAACGCACTGCCCGCGCAATGGCAGCAATGGCGCAGCCGGCCTGAAAACCTCGCCCTGCTGCACAGCATCGAAGCATTTTTAAACGGGATGCCGTCTGAAAACCCAAACACGGTTTCAGACGGCCCCGCCGCGCTGGCGGGCAAAACCTTCGTGCTCACCGGCACCCTGCCCACGCTCAAGCGCGATGAAGCTCAAGCCCTGATTGAAGCCGCAGGCGGTAAAGTTTCGGGCAGCGTGTCGAAAAAAACCGACTATGTGGTGGCAGGCGAAGCAGCGGGCAGCAAGCTCGAAAAAGCGCAGGCCTTGGGCGTGGCGGTGTTGGATGAAGCGCAACTGAAGGCTTTGCTGGATAGCGGCAAATGA
- the acpS gene encoding holo-ACP synthase codes for MIYGTGTDIVALERIEKLHKKYGRAFAARLLSRIELLEYPQAGRPANFLAKRFAAKEAFAKAVGTGLRSPVSLRNIGVGHDGLGKPEFICEPDLQQWLQEKGIRRVHLSMSDEGGLVLAFAVAEA; via the coding sequence ATGATTTACGGAACCGGCACCGACATCGTTGCGCTGGAGCGCATCGAGAAACTGCACAAAAAATACGGCCGCGCCTTCGCAGCGCGCCTGCTCAGCCGCATCGAACTGCTCGAATACCCGCAGGCGGGCAGGCCGGCAAACTTTCTCGCCAAACGCTTTGCCGCCAAAGAAGCCTTCGCCAAAGCCGTAGGCACCGGCCTGCGCTCGCCCGTGAGCCTGCGCAACATCGGCGTGGGGCACGACGGGCTGGGCAAGCCCGAATTTATCTGCGAGCCCGATTTGCAGCAATGGCTGCAAGAAAAAGGCATCAGGCGCGTGCATTTGAGCATGAGCGATGAAGGCGGCCTGGTGCTGGCATTTGCAGTGGCAGAAGCATAA
- the trmA gene encoding tRNA (uridine(54)-C5)-methyltransferase TrmA, which yields MTESAYRHQLNEKIRRIGQLSAPLPMPGLEVFDSPRQHYRMRAEFRVWHEGQTMFYAMFEQGRKAGGATMHRCDSFPPACETINCLMPRLLAAAGRESVLRNRWYQVEFLATLSGEMLVTMVYHKKLDEAWRTAAEAMQNELGIAVIGRSKGQKIVLKQDFVTEKLHVEGQPFVYRQYEGSFAQPNAAVCEKMLAWACSVARPLGGDMLELYCGNGNFTLPLARSFDKVLATEVSKTSVQAALWNIEANGSGNVKIARLSAEEFTEAYTGARKFRRLREQGIALADYRFSTIFVDPPRAGLDSATLKLVQQFDHVVYISCNPETLFANLDTLAQTHRIRRMALFDQFPFTPHIESGVWLEKHR from the coding sequence ATGACCGAATCCGCCTACCGGCACCAGCTAAACGAAAAAATCCGCCGCATCGGGCAGCTGTCCGCACCGCTGCCCATGCCCGGTTTGGAAGTGTTCGACTCACCCCGGCAACACTACCGCATGCGCGCCGAATTCAGAGTTTGGCACGAAGGCCAAACCATGTTTTACGCCATGTTTGAGCAGGGACGCAAAGCCGGCGGGGCAACCATGCACCGCTGCGACAGCTTTCCCCCCGCCTGCGAAACCATAAACTGCCTGATGCCGCGCCTGCTCGCTGCCGCCGGCCGCGAAAGCGTGCTGCGGAACCGCTGGTATCAGGTGGAATTTCTCGCCACCCTGAGCGGCGAAATGCTGGTAACGATGGTTTACCACAAAAAGCTCGATGAAGCCTGGCGCACCGCCGCCGAAGCGATGCAAAACGAGCTGGGCATCGCCGTGATCGGCCGCAGCAAAGGCCAGAAAATCGTGTTAAAGCAGGATTTCGTTACCGAAAAACTGCATGTGGAAGGGCAGCCTTTCGTTTACCGCCAATACGAAGGCAGCTTCGCCCAGCCCAATGCCGCCGTCTGCGAAAAAATGCTCGCTTGGGCGTGCAGCGTGGCGCGGCCTTTGGGCGGCGATATGCTGGAACTCTATTGCGGCAACGGCAACTTCACCCTGCCGCTCGCGCGCAGTTTCGACAAAGTTTTGGCCACCGAAGTGTCGAAAACTTCGGTGCAGGCCGCGTTATGGAATATAGAAGCCAACGGCAGCGGCAACGTGAAAATCGCCCGTTTGTCGGCCGAAGAATTTACCGAAGCCTACACCGGCGCCCGCAAATTCCGCCGCCTTCGGGAGCAAGGCATCGCATTGGCCGACTACCGCTTTTCCACTATTTTCGTTGATCCGCCGCGCGCCGGCCTCGACAGCGCCACCCTGAAGCTGGTGCAGCAGTTCGACCATGTGGTTTATATTTCGTGCAACCCCGAAACCCTGTTCGCCAACCTCGACACACTGGCGCAAACCCACCGCATACGCCGCATGGCACTGTTTGACCAGTTTCCGTTTACCCCCCATATCGAGAGCGGGGTATGGCTGGAAAAACACAGGTAG